A region of the bacterium genome:
GGGCAGCGCCGGCGGGGCGCTGGACGGCGTGCCGCAGGTGCTGCTCAACGGCGCGATGGTGCTGTGCGGCGACCCGCCGCGCCTGCTGCGCCACGCGGGCCTGGAGCGGGAGCAGCTGCGCCGCGTGGTCGAGCTGTTCCGCGCCGCGGGCGCGCTGCCGATGATCTTCGGGACCGAGGACGACGGCGGCGACCTGCTGACCGAGAACATCGAACCCAACGGCGTGCTGGGCACCTACCTGGCTCGCCGCCGGGACCGGGTCGGCGCGATCCGCATGGTCGACGACCTGATGGCCCACCTGCCCGAGGCCGCGCTGGAGATCGGCACCATCGACCGCAACGAGGTGGCGGCGCCCCTGGCCGCATCGATCCGCGCCGAGATGGGCGACAGCGTGCGCGTGGTGCTGACCGAATCCCTGCTGGAACGGGGATCCTACCTGTGGGTCGAGGTGTACCAGGCGGAGTGCGGCAAGGGGGCGGGCCTGACGCTCCTGGCCGAGGCTCTGGGCGTGCCGCGCGAGCGCACGCTGGCCGTGGGCGACAACTACAACGACCTGGACATGTTCACGGCGGCGGGCCACAGCGTCGCCATGGGTAACGCGCCGCCCGAGGTGCGCGCGGCGGCCGACCGCACGGCGCCGCACGTCGCCGATCACGGCGCCGCGGTGATCTGCGAGGAGATCGCCGCGGGCAGGTACCCGCAAGCGAGGGGGCGGTGATGGCCGGACGCGGCGACGACTGGCTGGACGACGGCGACGGCGACTGGCAGGACGGGGACTGGAACGACGACGAGTTCCGCCGCGTCGGCTACGCCTTCGTCGACCTCATGGCCGAGTACCTGCAGGGGCTGGAGGGCCGCCGCGTCTACGGGCCGGTCTCGCCCGCGGGCCTCGACGACCTCTTCGCCGAGGACCTGCCCGAGGAGGGCGCTTCGAGCGCCGACCTGCTGACCGAGTGCCGCGCCAAGATCTTCCCCAACTCGATGGCCATCGGCAGCCGCCGCTACTTCGGCATGATGAACCCGGCGCCGCTGCCGGTGGCCGTGTTCGCCGACGCGCTGGCCTCGGCCATGAACCAGAACGCCGCCTCGTGGCGCAACGCGCCGGCGGCGACGGCCGTGGAGAAGCGGGTCATCCGCTGGCTGTGCGCGCTGTTCGGCCTGGGCGACGCGGCCTTCGGCACCCTGGTGCCGGGCGGCTCCTTCGCCAACATCACCGGCCTGAAGCTGGCGATGAACCGCTCCCTGGGGCGCAACCTCGAGACCTGGGACCCCGAGGAAGCGCCGCACCTGGCCGCGACCGCGAAGCTGCGCTTCTACGTCTCCAACCAGGCGCACTACTCGTTCCGCAAGGCGATCGACCTGCTCGGGCTGGGCCACGGCCAGCTGCGCAAGATCCCCGTGGACGGCCTGTTCCGCATCGACCTCGCCGCGCTCGAAGCGGCCCTGAAGGCGGACCGCGAGGCCGGCCTGGTGCCCTGCTGCGTCATCGGCATCGCCGGCACCACCAACACCGGCAGCATCGACAAGCTCGACCGGCTGGCCGACCTGGCCGCGGCGCACGACTGCTGGTACCACGTCGACGCCGCCTACGGCGGCGCGGTCGTGCTCAGCGAGAAGTACCGGCCCATGCTCAAGGGCATCGAGCGCGCCGACTCGATCACCGTCGACCCGCACAAGTGGTTCTACGTGCCCTTCGAGGCGGGCGGCATCCTGGTGCGCGACGGCGACCTGCTGCGCGAGACCTTCCTGGTCCGTCCCGAATACTACATGGAGCGGCGCAGCGACGGCGCCACGGCGCCCGACCCGCGCAGCTTCCACATGGGGGAGCGGGTCAACTTCTTCCAGTACGGCCTGCACGGCAGCCGCCGCTTCAACGCGCTGAAGCTGTGGCTGGCGATGAAGAGCGTGGGCCGCCGGCGCTTCGCGGCCTGGGTGGAGAAGGACATCGAACTGGCCCGGGTCCTGGCCGGCCTGCTGCAGCGCGCGCCCGAATTCCGCCTGATCGGGCCCAACACCCTGGGGATCTGCACCTTCCGCTGGGAGCCCAACGGCGCCCCGCGCACGCCCGAGCAGGTCGACCAGCTCAACCGCGACCTGCAGGAGCTGGTGGAGCGCGAGGGCGACGCCTGGTTCAGCCACACCATCCTGAACGGGCGCGTGGCCCTGCGCGTCAACTTCGAGAACCGCCAGATGCGCCGCGAGGACGTGCTGCGCCTGCTGTCGGTGCTGCGCCGCGCGGCCGACCGGCTGCGACCCTGAATCCGAGGAGAACGTCATGTGCCGACGCCTGCTGACGCTGTCGATCCTGTTGCTGGCCGCCGCCCTCGCCTCCGCCGAGGGCCTGCGCGACTCCGGGTCCGTGGTCAAGATGACCGTGCAGCCCAAGTCCGTGACCGCCGCCGTGGGGGACCAGGTCTCCTGGACGGTGACCCTGGACATCGACAAGGGCTGGCACCTCTACGCGCACGGCGACCCCAAGTACTACGGCATCGCCGTGACCGGACTGGACAGCCTGCCCCTGGTCGGCGCCGAGGTGGCGTACCCGGCGGGGAAGAAGGGCAAGTTCCTGGACGAGACGGTGCAGTTGCTCGAGGGCCGCCAGGCGCTGACGATCGGCGGCTTCCTTGCCGCCGAACCGACCGGCCCGATGCTGCTCGAGCTGGAGCTGCAGGCCTGCGACGAGAAGTCCTGCCTCGCCCCGGCCTTCCTGCAGGTGCCGCTCGTGGTCGAGCCGAAGCGATGAACGGACCGCGCATCCTGCTGGTCGAGGACGACCCGGACAACCGCCGGCTGCTGCAGACCATGCTGCTGAAGCTGGGCTGCGCCGTCGACGCCGTGGCCGACGGCGAGTCGGCCTTGGCGGCGCTCGGCGGCGCGTCCTACGCCTGCGTGCTGATGGACGTGCAGCTGCCGGGCATCGACGGCCTCGAAGCCACGCGCCGGCTGCGCGAGAGCGGGCTGACCGGGCTGCCCGTCATCGCGGTCACCGCCCACGCGATGCAGGGCGACCGCGAACGTTGCCTGAAGGCCGGCATGAACGCCTACCTGACCAAGCCGCTGACGATGGAGATGCTGGGCAAAGCGTTGCGGGAGGCCGGGGTGGGCTGAGGCTTGAGGTCGTCTTGCGACTGTGGTAGATTGTACCGACATCCCCTGACGACATTCCTCCCCTGGAAAGGACCGCGATCATGGGCCTGACCAGAATCCTGCTCGCGACCGCGACCCTGGCGCTGATCGGCGCCTGCAACGACGCCACGCCGCCCGACGAAACGAACAGCGACATCCGCGGCCGGGTCGTCGATGCACAGGGCCAGCCGGTGGCCGGTGCGGCGGTGGTCCTGCAGTACGCCACGACTCCGCCCATGACGGGGAAACAGGACAAGCCCCAGACGCAGATCGAATTCGATTTGAGAGAGTCGGGCCACCTCTCGGTCTGGATCAGCGACTATTGTGATGACAGCACCCTGCGCTGGCTCGCCGACGGGGATTATCCCGCGGGAACCCACGCGTTCACGTGGAACGGGTTGGACGACGAGGGCCGGATCCTGCCGGACGGCGCCTACCAGTGTCACGTGGTGACGGATGACGGAGAACGCACCTGGACCCTGCTGCTCCTGTTCCAGGAGTACGGCGGGTTCGCGGCGGACGCCGCCGTGGCGCCGCTGGCGGTCACCGACGGAGGCGGCAGGTTCACGCTGGCGCAGGCGTGCCTGCCCTTCGGGTACGTCTACGAGGTGGAAAACGGTCTCGGTGAACTCGTCGAGGTGTTCACCATCAATCGCGACGTCCAGGTCTGGGCCTTCAGTGAAGACGCCGGCGCCAGCGGGTCGAGCGCCGTCGTGACCGTCGATCCCGAAACCGGCGCCGACATCACGGTGACGCTCGATCCGTGACGGAAGATGCAAGGGATCGGCAAGAGGAAGCGGGCGGGGAAGGGACCCCGCCCGCTTCCTCTTGCCGATCCCGTGTCTAGAGGTTCGCGAAGATGCTGTCGAACGCCTCCCGCATCCCCGCCTGCAGCTTCGCCACGTTCTCTGCCGACCACGACTCCTGCGGGTCGCGGATGAAGGTCGTGCGGTCGACGCGGTTGTCGAAGCGGCCCAGGGGCAGGTGGTAGGTGCGGCCGTGCGCGCGCACGGTCACGGTGTCGGACTTCTCGGTGTGCTCCAGCAGCCACTCCATGTCGTCGCAGCCGTAGTCGCCCAGCATGACCTCGATGGGCACGCCGTGGTGCAGGATCGAGCCGGGATCGTTGGGGTCGGTGCGGGCGTCGTTCTTGCGGCGGGACTCCTCGGGCGTCACCCAGATGTAGAGGATGCTGGCGCGCTCGAGCATCGCCGCCGAGAGCATGCGCAGCGAGTACTGGTAGCCCCAGGGATCCCGCAGGGGCAGCGCCGAGCCCTGGCCGCCGCCGCGGGCGAACTCCACCACGACGGTCTTGCCGTCCAGCGTGTCGGGCACCTCGCGCACCTTGTCCTCGAGCAGCTTCTTCGCCTCGGGCTGCAGGGCCGCGACCAGGGCGGCGCGCTCGGCCGCGGGCAGGTCCTTCCAGATCGTCGCGGCGCCGACCTTGGCGCGGCAGGCGTCGAAGCGCTCCATGAGCCACGTCGCCGGGCAGGCGGGGGCGGGGCGGCGGCGGGCGACCAGGTCGGCGTAATCCTCGTTCAGCAGCTCGATGAGCGTGCCCCAGTCCAGGGGGTTCTTCATCGGCAGGTTGTCGGCGTCGAAGAAGGCGGGGTCGCAGCCCAGGGCGCGCAGCTCCTGGCTGACGCGGCGCATCATGTGGACGTAGGGGTAGTCGTCGAGCTGGACGGTCTGGCCGATGCCG
Encoded here:
- a CDS encoding response regulator: MNGPRILLVEDDPDNRRLLQTMLLKLGCAVDAVADGESALAALGGASYACVLMDVQLPGIDGLEATRRLRESGLTGLPVIAVTAHAMQGDRERCLKAGMNAYLTKPLTMEMLGKALREAGVG
- a CDS encoding protein-disulfide reductase DsbD family protein; translation: MCRRLLTLSILLLAAALASAEGLRDSGSVVKMTVQPKSVTAAVGDQVSWTVTLDIDKGWHLYAHGDPKYYGIAVTGLDSLPLVGAEVAYPAGKKGKFLDETVQLLEGRQALTIGGFLAAEPTGPMLLELELQACDEKSCLAPAFLQVPLVVEPKR
- a CDS encoding FlgD immunoglobulin-like domain containing protein; protein product: MGLTRILLATATLALIGACNDATPPDETNSDIRGRVVDAQGQPVAGAAVVLQYATTPPMTGKQDKPQTQIEFDLRESGHLSVWISDYCDDSTLRWLADGDYPAGTHAFTWNGLDDEGRILPDGAYQCHVVTDDGERTWTLLLLFQEYGGFAADAAVAPLAVTDGGGRFTLAQACLPFGYVYEVENGLGELVEVFTINRDVQVWAFSEDAGASGSSAVVTVDPETGADITVTLDP
- a CDS encoding HAD family hydrolase, producing MHDKERQDRWLVALDVDGTLLNTEFEDVVHAREQAAIRSLRAAGHVLALCTGRNRRSVADVVGSAGGALDGVPQVLLNGAMVLCGDPPRLLRHAGLEREQLRRVVELFRAAGALPMIFGTEDDGGDLLTENIEPNGVLGTYLARRRDRVGAIRMVDDLMAHLPEAALEIGTIDRNEVAAPLAASIRAEMGDSVRVVLTESLLERGSYLWVEVYQAECGKGAGLTLLAEALGVPRERTLAVGDNYNDLDMFTAAGHSVAMGNAPPEVRAAADRTAPHVADHGAAVICEEIAAGRYPQARGR
- a CDS encoding aminotransferase class I/II-fold pyridoxal phosphate-dependent enzyme, yielding MAGRGDDWLDDGDGDWQDGDWNDDEFRRVGYAFVDLMAEYLQGLEGRRVYGPVSPAGLDDLFAEDLPEEGASSADLLTECRAKIFPNSMAIGSRRYFGMMNPAPLPVAVFADALASAMNQNAASWRNAPAATAVEKRVIRWLCALFGLGDAAFGTLVPGGSFANITGLKLAMNRSLGRNLETWDPEEAPHLAATAKLRFYVSNQAHYSFRKAIDLLGLGHGQLRKIPVDGLFRIDLAALEAALKADREAGLVPCCVIGIAGTTNTGSIDKLDRLADLAAAHDCWYHVDAAYGGAVVLSEKYRPMLKGIERADSITVDPHKWFYVPFEAGGILVRDGDLLRETFLVRPEYYMERRSDGATAPDPRSFHMGERVNFFQYGLHGSRRFNALKLWLAMKSVGRRRFAAWVEKDIELARVLAGLLQRAPEFRLIGPNTLGICTFRWEPNGAPRTPEQVDQLNRDLQELVEREGDAWFSHTILNGRVALRVNFENRQMRREDVLRLLSVLRRAADRLRP